In Aegilops tauschii subsp. strangulata cultivar AL8/78 chromosome 3, Aet v6.0, whole genome shotgun sequence, one genomic interval encodes:
- the LOC109743875 gene encoding protein NRT1/ PTR FAMILY 5.10 codes for MDSGVLLPPGEPSTTSKPGGWPAALFLIAVEFVERVGFYGVQGNLITYLTGPLGLSTAAAAAGVNAWAGTASMLPLLGALAADSWIGRYRAIVAAGVLYLVSFGMLTVSSMVPPRQPQPAASPPASPPRAAFFYATIYVVALAQGFHKPNAQALGADQFPRSSPDSIASRSSFFNWLHFSMSWGFIVAVVALSYVQDNVGWAAGFGASWAMMLVSLSMFLLGTGTYRIAEQPRDRRALARLTEKLAATARTWTDRVFRRSAAMDDECLLRPKEQEGKGVMVKLLPIWMTSVVYAMVIVQVSTLFTKQGSTMDRRIGATTGLVVPPAALQSFVGLAIIASVPIYDRAFVPLARRVTKHPSGITMLQRIGAGMAIASVAMAVAALVEAARLRAARDAGLVDSPGVTVPMSLWWMVPQYVLLGLANVFTMVGLEEFFYDQVPDALRSVGLALCMSIMGVGNYASGVLVSAVDWATMRTGESWFSDNLNRAHLDYFYWALAGVAALEVLVFLYFSTRYVYTNKRELVM; via the exons ATGGACTCTGGCGTGCTCCTGCCTCCGGGTGAGCCGTCGACCACCAGCAAACCCGGCGGATGGCCAGCAGCACTCTTCCTGATAG CGGTGGAGTTCGTGGAGCGCGTCGGGTTCTACGGCGTGCAGGGCAACCTGATCACGTACCTCACCGGCCCGCTGGGTCTGTCCACCGCGGCGGCCGCGGCCGGGGTGAACGCCTGGGCCGGGACGGCGTCGATGCTGCCGCTTCTCGGCGCGCTGGCCGCCGACTCCTGGATTGGCCGGTACCGGGCCATCGTGGCCGCCGGCGTGCTCTACCTCGTG AGCTTCGGGATGCTGACGGTGTCATCCATGGTACCACCACGTCAACCTCAACCAGCGGCATCGCCGCCGGCGTCCCCTCCCCGCGCGGCGTTCTTCTACGCCACGATCTACGTGGTGGCGCTGGCGCAGGGCTTCCACAAGCCCAATGCGCAGGCCCTCGGCGCGGACCAATTCCCCCGGAGCTCCCCCGACAGCATCGCGTCCCGTAGCTCTTTCTTCAACTGGCTCCACTTCTCCATGTCGTGGGGCTTCATTGTCGCCGTCGTCGCGCTGAGCTACGTGCAGGACAACGTCGGCTGGGCCGCCGGGTTCGGCGCGTCCTGGGCGATGATGCTCGTGTCCCTGTCCATGTTCTTGCTTGGCACGGGCACGTACCGTATCGCAGAGCAGCCACGCGACCGCCGTGCTCTCGCACGGCTCACGGAAAAGTTGGCAGCCACGGCGCGTACATGGACTGACAGGGTCTTCCGTCGCAGCGCCGCCATGGACGATGAATG TTTACTGAGGCCAAAAGAGCAGGAAGGCAAGGGGGTCATGGTGAAGCTGCTTCCGATATGGATGACCAGCGTCGTGTATGCAATGGTGATCGTGCAGGTGTCCACTCTGTTCACCAAGCAGGGCAGCACCATGGACCGGCGCATCGGCGCGACCACAGGCCTAGTCGTGCCTCCGGCGGCGCTACAGAGCTTCGTCGGCCTCGCCATCATCGCCTCCGTCCCCATCTACGACCGCGCCTTCGTGCCCCTCGCGAGGCGCGTGACCAAGCATCCCTCCGGGATCACCATGCTCCAGCGCATTGGCGCCGGCATGGCCATCGCGTCCGTCGCCATGGCCGTCGCGGCGCTCGTGGAGGCGGCGCGCCTCCGCGCGGCGAGGGACGCCGGCCTGGTCGACAGTCCGGGGGTGACGGTGCCGATGAGCCTGTGGTGGATGGTGCCGCAGTACGTGCTGCTCGGCCTCGCCAACGTGTTCACCATGGTGGGCCTGGAGGAGTTCTTCTACGACCAGGTGCCCGACGCGCTCCGGAGCGTCGGGCTCGCGCTCTGCATGAGCATCATGGGCGTGGGGAACTACGCCAGCGGCGTGCTCGTGTCGGCGGTCGACTGGGCGACGATGCGCACGGGGGAGAGCTGGTTCTCGGACAACCTCAACCGTGCGCACCTCGACTACTTCTACTGGGCTCTGGCCGGGGTCGCCGCGCTGGAGGTGCTCGTTTTCTTGTATTTTTCCACGAGATACGTCTACACTAACAAACGCGAGCTTGTAATGTAG
- the LOC109743873 gene encoding protein NRT1/ PTR FAMILY 5.10 — translation MEESGGPLSRSGARRNGRGGWGAALFIVVVGFLERIGFMGVGGNLITYLTGPLGMSTAAAAAGVNAWSGTVLVLPLVGALAADSRLGRYRAVLLAGVLYLLSLGMLTVSSMLQTRQLRPADCHDTTTTCSPPPSTSSSPAQLGFFYTALYLLALAQGFHKPCSEALGADQFDSSAGASRSSYFNWFHFSISWGYAIAATAVTYVEENVGWTVGFAVCWAIMVVYLAVFLLGKRTYQVEHPMDGSSFGRLAEKLVFSRPDATIDTQRLLETNQDGFLVKLLPIWLSSLVFAACISQITTLFTKQGSTMDRRLGGATGLVLPPAALQCCISFTFIALVPVYDRAIVPFVRHLTGHPRGITMLQRIGAGMVTSCITMAVAALVEAKRLRVAKDAGLLDRPDVAVPMSLCWLVPQYVLIGLAEVFSYIGLEEFFYDQVPDALRSVGLALCLSIFGVGSYASGMLVWAIDWATTRGGGESWFSDNLNRAHLDYFYWILAGLGTLEVVVFLYFAKQYAYRHKPE, via the exons ATGGAGGAGTCAGGCGGGCCCCTCTCACGTTCAGGCGCACGTCGCAACGGCCGCGGCGGCTGGGGCGCCGCGCTCTTCATCGTCG tcgtcggcttcttgGAGCGCATCGGGTTCATGGGCGTGGGGGGCAACCTGATCACGTACCTGACCGGCCCGCTGGGCATGTCCaccgcggccgccgccgccggcgtgaACGCCTGGTCCGGGACCGTGCTGGTGCTGCCACTCGTGGGCGCGCTCGCCGCCGACTCGCGCCTCGGGCGGTACCGGGCGGTCCTACTCGCCGGCGTGCTCTACCTGCTG AGCCTGGGAATGCTGACGGTCTCATCCATGCTGCAAACGCGACAACTTCGTCCCGCCGACTGCCATGACACAACCACCACCTGCTCGCCGCCGCCCTCGACGTCATCATCACCTGCTCAGCTCGGCTTCTTCTACACCGCGCTCTACCTGCTAGCGCTGGCGCAAGGCTTCCACAAGCCGTGCTCGGAGGCCCTGGGCGCGGACCAGTTCGATTCCAGCGCGGGCGCGTCCCGGAGCTCCTACTTCAACTGGTTCCACTTCTCCATCTCGTGGGGCTACGCCATTGCGGCGACCGCGGTCACCTACGTCGAAGAGAACGTCGGCTGGACGGTAGGGTTCGCCGTGTGCTGGGCAATCATGGTGGTGTACCTCGCTGTCTTCTTGCTTGGCAAGCGGACGTACCAGGTAGAGCATCCCATGGACGGCAGTTCCTTTGGGCGGCTCGCCGAGAAGCTCGTCTTTTCTCGACCTGATGCCACCATTGACACCCAACG GCTTTTGGAGACAAATCAGGACGGGTTCCTCGTTAAGCTGCTTCCTATCTGGTTGTCAAGCTTAGTGTTTGCCGCGTGCATCTCGCAGATCACCACCCTGTTCACCAAGCAGGGCAGCACGATGGACCGGCGCCTAGGCGGGGCCACGGGCCTCGTCCTGCCGCCTGCGGCGCTGCAGTGCTGCATCAGCTTCACATTCATCGCCCTGGTCCCTGTCTATGACCGCGCCATTGTACCCTTCGTGAGGCACCTCACCGGTCACCCCCGGGGCATCACCATGCTCCAGCGCATCGGCGCCGGGATGGTCACGTCGTGCATCACCATGGCCGTCGCGGCGCTCGTGGAAGCCAAGCGCCTCCGCGTTGCCAAGGACGCGGGCCTGCTCGACCGGCCGGACGTGGCGGTGCCGATGAGCCTATGCTGGCTGGTACCGCAGTACGTCCTTATCGGCCTCGCGGAGGTGTTCAGCTACATCGGATTGGAGGAGTTCTTCTACGACCAGGTGCCGGACGCGCTCCGCAGCGTGGGGCTGGCGCTTTGTCTGAGCATCTTCGGCGTGGGGAGCTACGCCAGCGGCATGCTCGTGTGGGCGATCGACTGGGCCACGACGAGGGGCGGGGGAGAGAGCTGGTTCTCCGACAACCTCAACCGTGCGCACCTCGATTACTTCTATTGGATCCTGGCTGGCCTCGGCACTTTAGAGGTGGTCGTGTTCTTGTACTTTGCAAAACAATATGCCTACCGACACAAACCTGAGTAA